In Parerythrobacter aestuarii, the sequence AGCATCGCTACCAGCTCGTCATTGACGATCTTGATGACCTGCTGGCCAGGCGTGACCGATTTCAGGACATTCTCGCCGACGGCCTTCTCTGTGACCTTGTCGATGAAGCTGCGGGCGACCGGCAGCGCGACATCCGCTTCGAGCAGCGCAATGCGCACTTCGCGCATGGCATCGCGCACATCCTGCTCGCGCAGCGCACCCCGGCCGCGCAGGCGGTCGAAAGTGGCTCCAAGGCGATCGGACAATGCGTCGAACATGCGCTACTCAAACTCCTGTCAGCGCTGGCTGGGCGCCAAATGCAAAAAGCGCCGGCGGATGAAAACTCATCGGCCAGCGTGTGGTTTCGACCACAAAATCAATCAAGTGGTGGAGCCTAGCGGGGTCGAACCGCTGACCTCTACAATGCCATTGTAGCGCTCTACCAACTGAGCTAAGGCCCCGATCACTTGCTGTAGAGAGGCACCTTGGTTCGTGCCCCACCCTTGCGGGAAGCGCCCATTATAAAGGCCGCTTCCCCTTTGCAACAAGAAAATCAGTTATCGTCGTCTCCGTCGTCGTCATTGCTGGTGGTGACGCCCAGATCGTCATCCCCGCCAAGATCGACTTCGTTGTCCGGCGAATCATCGTCTTCGTCGACGTCGATGTCCAGATCGTCATCGCCAAGGTCGCTGTCGGCTTCCTTGTCCTTCTTCTTCTCGTCTTCCTCGAACGGAATTGGCTGCTTGGTCTTCAGCACCGGCTCCGGAGTCCACTCTTCGCCGCATTCGATGCAGGCGACAGGATCTTCCTTGCCGAGGTCATAAAAGCGGGTACCGCATTTGGGGCAGCTACGCTTGGTGCCCCATTCTGGCTTGGCCATGTCTCACTGTTCCTTTGGTCGGGCTGGCAAGATCACCGTGGCCCGCGAAAAATTCTCTTTCTTGATGGGTAGCAAAAGGCCCCGAATCAAGAGCGCGGCGCGCCTTGCCATAGGCCCATGCCCCTGTCAAAGACCGCGCCCGTGATTGACCAGCCCGCCCCGCATCGTTTTTCCGCTTCCGGCCCGCTAAAGGGGCGCATTCGCGTGCCCGGCGACAAGTCGATCAGCCATCGCTCGATCATGCTCGGCGCGCTGGCGGTGGGCGAGACGCGGGTGACCGGCCTGCTCGAAGGCGAAGACGTGATGGCGACCGCCGCCGCGATGCGCAGCATGGGCGCGCGGGTCGAGAAGATCGGCGAAGAATGGCGTATCCACGGCGTTGGCGTGGGCGGGCTGCTGCAGCCGCAAGCGGCGCTCGACATGGGTAACAGCGGCACATCGACCCGGCTGCTGATGGGCCTTGTCGCCAGCCACGGCGTCACCGCGACCTTCACCGGCGATGCCAGCCTTTCCAAGCGGCCGATGGGCCGGGTGATCGAACCGCTCAGCCAGATGGGCGCGCAGTTCCATGGGTCTGCCGACGGCACACTGCCGCTGACCATGCAAGGCCTCTGCCCGGCCGTGCCGATCGAATACCGCCTGCCCGTCGCCAGCGCGCAGGTGAAGAGCGCAGTCATGCTGGCTGGCCTCAACACGCCGGGCATTACCACGGTGATCGAACCAGTTCCGACCCGCGATCATTCCGAACGAATGCTGCGCGGTTTCGGCGCAGATGTGGAAGTCGAGGAGATCGACGGTGAACGGATCATCCGCGTCCATGGCGATGCCGACCTCAGGCCGCAGACCATCGACGTGCCGGGCGATCCCTCTTCGGCGGCATTCTTTGTTGTTGCCGCCCTGTTAGTCGAAGGCAGCGACCTCGTGATCGAGAACGTCGGCCTCAACCCGACGCGCGCCGGACTTTTCGATGTGCTGCGCCAGATGGGTGGTAGCATCGAAGAACAGGACCGGCGCGAAGTCGGCGGCGAACCGGTCGCGGACCTTCGGGTGAAGCACTCGACGTTGACCGGTATCGATGTCGATCCGGCGATCGCACCGAGCATGATCGACGAATTCCCGGTCCTGTTCGTGGCCGCCTCGTTGGCAGAGGGTATCACGACCACCAGCGGACTCGAAGAGTTGCGGGTCAAGGAAAGCGACCGCCTCTCTGCCATGGCTGCCGCACTGACCGGCGCGGGCGCGCAGATCGAAGAGCGCGAGGACGGCCTCGTCATCACCGGCACTGGCGGCGAACCGCTGCGTGGCTCGTCCAACAGCCGCACCAAGACCCTGCTCGACCACCGCATTGCCATGAGCATGGCCGTGTGCGGCCTCGCCAGCCGCGACGGGGTGGAAGTGGACGACACACGCCCGATCGCGACGAGCTTTCCTAATTTCGTGGCGCGGCTGGAAGGCGCGGCAAGCTGATGCCGCTCGATATCTTCTCGCTCATCGGCTTCGTCGGCACCGCCTGCATTATCGGCGCCTACGCCTATCTCACGCTCGACGACGCACCGAACCCCTATGTCCTGCACGGCACCAACCTCGCCGGCGCGGCGCTGCTGACAATTTCGCTGATCGTCCATACCAACTGGCCAAGCCTCGTGCTGGAAGGGTTCTGGGCTGTCATAGCAATCACCGGGCTGGTGAAGGCCGCCAGAACGCGTAAGACCGCGTCATGATCATCGCAGTCGACGGTCCCACCGCCTCTGGCAAAGGCACCATCGCTCAGGCACTGGCCGAGCATTTCGGCTTGCCACATCTCGATACCGGGCTGCTCTATCGCGCGGTTGGGCGGCAGGTGGCGATCAATGATGGCGATGCAGACGATCCCGCCCAGGCGCTGGCGGCGTGCGACTTTCCCGATGAGCTGCTGGACGATCCGGCGCTGCGTTCGGAAGAAACCGGCGGGCTCGCGAGCCGGGTATCGGTCCATCCTGCGGTGCGTCAGGCTCTGTTCGAGCGGCAGCGGGCCTTTGCCACTCAGCCGGAAGGCGCGGTACTCGACGGGCGCGACATTGGCACGGTGATCGCGCCGGAAGCCGAAGTGAAGCTCTATGTCACCGCCAGCGTGCAGGAACGCGCACGGCGGCGGTGGCTGGAGATGACCGGTCGCGAAGTCGAAATCAGCCTCGACGCGATCGAACAGGATATTGCCAAGCGGGACGCGCGCGATATCGGCCGTGCCGATGCTCCACTGCGCGCTGCGCCTGACGCACTGGTGTTCGATACCAGCCACTTCGACCGCGATCAGGCAATTGCCGAGGCAATTGCGGCGGTGGAGGCGGCGCTGGCATAGCCCGCACCGCAAGCCGCATTTTCCTTGCTTTCCGCTCGCCTTTGGCCTAGGCGCGCGCCCGTTCTGGAAATCGCTGGATGGAAAGAACCTCTGCGCTGGCATGCGGCCTCGCGGAGATGTCGGCCTCTTGCCCCGTAAGCCCACGCAATCGTGCGCGGGAGACGGAGAAAGACCCGGAGAAAAACTCCGTGGCCGGTAGCAAACAGTAAACGGGATACCCCAACCTATGGCAACTTCTGCCAACCCTACGCGCGACGATTTCGAAGCGCTTCTTAACGAACAACTCGGCGGTGCAGGCGAAGAAGGCTTTGAAGGCCGCGTCGTCAAAGGCACCGTGACCGCGATCGAAAACGGTTTTGCGATCGTGGATGTCGGCCTCAAGAGCGAAGGCCGCATCGATCTCAAGGAATTCATGCGCGTCGATGACGAGCACGGCCTGTCGGTCGGCAGCGAAGTCGAAGTGTTCGTCGACCGCGTCGAAAACGCCGACGGCGAAGCGATGCTGTCGCGCGACCGCGCCCGCCGCGAAGCCGCGTGGGACAAGCTGGAAAGCGAATTCGGCGAAGGCAAGCGCGTCGAAGGTCGTATCTTCGGCCGCGTCAAGGGCGGCTTCACCGTCGACCTCGACGGCGCCGTGGCGTTCCTGCCCGGCTCGCAGGTCGATATCCGCCCGGTACGTGACGTTACCCCGCTGATGGACCAGCCGCAGCCGTTCCAGATCCTCAAGATGGACCGTCGCCGCGGCAACATCGTTGTCTCGCGTCGCGCCGTGCTCGAAGAAACCCGCGCCGAACAGCGCAGCGAGCTGATCAGCGATCTCGCTGAAGGCCAGGTTATCGATGGTGTCGTCAAGAACATCACCGATTACGGTGCGTTCGTCGACCTCGGCGGCATCGACGGCCTGCTGCATGTCACCGACATGAGCTACAAGCGCGTCAACCACCCGAGCGAAGTGATCGAGATCGGCCAGACCGTGACCGTCCAGATCGTTCGCATCAACGAAGACACCCAGCGCATCAGCCTCGGCATGAAGCAGCTGGAGTCGGATCCGTGGGATGGCGTCTCGGCCAAGTATCCGGTGGGCATGAAGCTGACCGGTACTGTCACCAACATTACCGAATACGGTGCGTTCGTGGAGCTGGAGCCGGGCATCGAAGGCCTGGTCCACGTCAGCGAAATGAGCTGGACCAAGAAGAACGTCCACCCGGGCAAGATCGTTTCGACCTCGCAGGAAGTCGAAGTCATGGTGCTCGAAGTCGACAGCGACAAGCGCCGCATCAGCCTCGGCCTCAAGCAGGCCCAGCGCAACCCGTGGGAAGAGTTCGCCGAGAAGCATCCGATGGGCACCGAAGTCGAAGGCGAAGTCAAGAACGCCACCGAATTCGGCCTCTTCATCGGCCTCGACGGCGATGTCGACGGCATGGTCCACATGTCGGATATCGCCTGGGGCATCTCGGGCGAAGACGCGCTGGCGCTCCACCGCAAGGGTGAGATGGTCAAGGCCGTCGTGCTCGACGTCGACACCGACAAGGAGCGCATCAGCCTCGGCATGAAGCAGCTCGAAAAGGGTGCGCCGTCGGCCGATGGCGCCGATGCCAGCAGCCTGCGCAAGAACCAGACCGTCACCGTCACTGTCCTCGAAGTCCGCGATGGCGGCCTCGAAGTGCAGGTTGGCGAAGACGGCGCGACCGGCTTCATCAAGCGGAGCGACCTCGGCCGCGACCGCGACGAGCAGCGTACCGATCGTTTCCAGCCGGGTGCGAAGGTCGATGCCATGGTCATCGGCTTCGACCGTTCGAAGAAGCCCAACTTCTCGATCAAGGCGCGCCAGATCGCCGAAGAGAAGGAAGCTGTGGCACAGTTCGGCTCGTCCGATTCGGGTGCATCGCTGGGCGACATCCTCGGCGAAGCGCTGAAGAAGAAGGAAGATTAAGGTTGGCACGAGCCCCCGCGCAGGCGGGGGCCTCAAGCCACCTGGTCCAAGCCATGCGGAGACCCCCGCCTGCGCGGGGGATCACAGCCAGAATCAGGCCCGCCCTCATTGCGAGTGGCGGGCCTTTTCTCATGCGAGCAGAGGGAGTAGGCTCACACCATGCTGACGATCCACCAATTCCCCTGCCTGTCCGACAATTACGGGTATTTGCTCCACGATACCGACAGCCATGAGACTGTCGCCATCGATACGCCCGATGCGCAGGAGTATCTCAAACAGGCTGAGCTCAAGGGATGGCGGATCACGCAGATCTGGAACACCCATTGGCACCCCGACCATGCCGGCGGGAACAAGGCCATTGTCGAGGCCACCGGAGCGACCATCGTCGCCCCGCAGGAGGTCGAAAGGATTTCCTCGATCGACCGCGTGGTGGCGCATGGCGATACCGTGTCCATAGGAGCCCACACCGCGCATGTGATCGATGTCAGCGGGCACACCAATGGCCACGTCGCCTTTCACCTGCCCGATGCGGGCATCGCGTTCGTCGGCGACAGCGTGTTCGCGCTCGGCTGCGGGCGGATGTTCGAAGGCGAGCCGCAGCAGTTCTGGGACAGCCTCAGCCGGATCAGGGCGCTGCCGGGCGAGACCATGCTCTATTGCGCGCATGAATACACCGCCTCGAACGCGAAGTTTGCCAGCCATGCCGATCCCGACAACGCCGCCCTCGCCGCCTATGTCGAGGAGATCGCTGCCAAGCGGGCGAAGGACGAACCCACCGTACCGACCCAGCTGGCGCGCGAACTCGACACCAACCCTTTCCTGCGAGCCGACGATCCGGTGCTGGCGGCAAAATGGGGCGGCTCGACACCCGCTGAAACCTTTGCCGCGCTACGGGCTGGCAAGGACAATTTCTAGCCACATGAAGGCCCTGCGCGTCCAGCACCTGTCCGAGGACCTCTCGGGCGTCGAACTGGTCGACTTGCCCAAGCCCGAGCGCGGCCCAGGCGAAGTCCTTGTTCGCGTGCGGGCTGCCTCGCTCAACTTCCCCGACCTGCTGATGACGCGAGGCGCATACCAGTTCAAACCCGAGCCGCCCTTTATCAGCGGGATGGAGCTCGCCGGCGAAGTGGTCGAAGCAGATACCGATAGCGGCTTCGCGCCGGGCGCTCACGTGATGGGCGGCGCAAAGACCGGGGGATTCGCCGAGTTCGCCTGCGTCCCCGCCCGCTCGCTTCGCAAAGTGCCCGAGGGCGTGTCGCTGGCGGCCGCTTCATCCATGGGCGCGGCGTATTCCACCGCCTACACCGGGCTGGTCGAGCTTGGCGGGCTGAAGGAGGGTCAGACGGTGCTGGCACATGGAGCCAGCGGCGGGGTGGGCCTTGCCACCTGCGATCTGGCCAAGGCGCTGGGCGCGAGGGTTATTGCCGCCACGCACCGCGCGGACAAGCTGGACGCGCTCAAGGCAGCCTCAGGCGCGCACCATGTCATCCTCAACACTGGGCGTTTCCGCGAAGAGGTGAGCAAGCTGACGGGTGGCAGGCTGTGCGACCTCGTGTTCGACACCGTCGGCGGCGACGTTTTCGATGAAAGCACCCGCTGCGTCGCCTTCGGCGGCAAACTGCTGGTCGTGGGCTTCGTTGCCGGGCGGATACCGGAGATTGCGGTCAATATCCCGCTGATCAAGGGATTCTCGGTCGTCGGAGTTCGCGCCGGAGAATATGGCCGCCGCTTCCCCGATCGCGGGGCCCGGATCATGGCCGAGGTTGCAAAGCTGGCAAGCGCGGGGAAAATCACGCCGCATATCGACCGAACTCTGCCGCTCGAGCGCTGGCGCGAAGCCTTCGACGCGATGGCCGGCGGCGAGTTGATCGGAAAAGTGGTGCTGGAGCCTTAGGAGAGCTGTGAGTCCCAGCGCAGGCTGGGACCTTCTCGGAGCCTGGCCCTGGTGGCAAGAGACCCCAACCTTCGCTGGGGATCACCGAATGAAAAAGGGCGGCCCGCTGGCCGCCCCCTCTTGATCCCACAATAGGTCCAGCCTCAGAGGTTCGAAATCACCTCGTCCGCCAGCGCCTTGTCGGCGGCGGCATCGTGGCCTTCCGCGATCAGCTTGCGGCTGGCAGCGGTGGCAGCAGCAGCAGCGGTGGCGCGGACTTCGTCGATTGCATCGCGCTCGGCAGCGGAAATCTTGTCTTCAGCCATCTTCTTGCGGCGTTCGATCAGCGCCTTGCTGTCGGCTTCGGCCTTCTCGAGGATGGCGTCAGCTTCGTGCCTGGCGTTTTCCATCATCGCTTCGGCGTCTTTCTCCGCATTGGCGATCTTGGAGCTATATTCGTCGCGCAGCGCCTCTGCTTCGGCGCGCAAAGTCTTGGCTTCGTCGAGCTGCTGCTTGATCTCGGCGATCTTGTTGTCGAGCCCGCCAGCAATCAGCGCCGGGACCTTCTTCCACAAAACCACGAGGATGAGCACCAGCATGGCCACGGAGACCCACTGGTAAGGCTCCAGCCCGAAAGCGGTCGGATCGGCGTGCGCCACGGTTTCGCCGTGCCCTTCGGCGACGAATACCTCGGCAGCTTCGGTCTCGAACACCTCGGGTGCGTTGGTCTGAGCGTTAGCCATGGGTCATGGCCTCCTTCACGGCCTTGGCCGCCGCCGCACCGGTCACCTTCACGCCAGCAAGGCGCGATACGATGTCCTGCGCAGCCTCGGCAGCCACGGTTTCCACTTCGGCCATGGCTTCGGCGCGAGCGGTGCCAATCCGTTCTTCAGCCTCGGCCAGCTTCTTGTCGAGCCGCTTCTGGGCTGCAGCGACTTTCTTTTCCGAGGCCGCCGCGGCTTCCGCCTTGGCTTCGGCCACGAGTTTCTGCGCCGCAGCGCGGTTCTCGTTTTCGCGCACCCGCCAGGCTTCTTCCTCGGCATCGGCCTTGTCGCGCGCGGCCTGCGCAGCGGCAAGGTCGCCCGCGATCTGCTGGTCGCGCTGCCCCACCGTCGCCATCACGCGCGGAACCATGCCCCGGCCAATGACGAAGAACGTGAACCCGAAGAATACCAGCAACCAGAAGATCTGGCTGGAGTAGGTTTCAGCGAGCTGGGCTATCTGGGGCATGAGTGCGGTCCCGGAAAGTCAGTCAGGAAAGGGATGTGACGGGGCCGGAACTTATGCCCGGCCCTGCCAAAGCTGTTGGCTGTCTTAAGCGACGAAGATCAGGATCATCGCGACGACGAACGCCAGCAGGCCGAGAAGCTCGGCAGCGGCGAAGCCGATGAACAGGCGGCCCTGCTGGCCGTCGGCAGCACCCGGGTTGCGGAGAGCCGATTCGAGGAACGAGCCGAACACGTTACCCACACCGATGGCGGCCATGCCGGCACCGATAGCTGCGAGACCCGCACCGACCAGCTTTGCTGCTTCTGCGTCCATTGTACTAACTCCTTGGAAAAATTCTGTTTGGTTGAAAAAGCGACTTAGTGAAGGTTTTCAGCGTCGTTGAGATACAGCGAGGTCAACAACGCGAAGACATAGGCCTGGATGCCGGCAACGAGGATCTCCAGCGCGGAGATGCCGATCATCAGGGCGAAGCTCGGGACCGATACCAGCAGGCCGATCCCGGCACCGGCATTGATGCCATTGATGACAAAGCCCGAGAGCACCTTCAGCAGCACGTGCCCGGCCATCATGGCCACGAACAGTCGCAGGCCAAGGCTGAAGGGGCGAACCATGAAGCTGATAAGCTCGATCGGGAAGATCACCGGAACCATCGGCAACGGCGTGCCATGCGGCACGAACAGGCTGAAAAAGTGGAAGCCGTGCTTCCAGAAGCCCACGATCAGCACGATCGAGAAGCTGATGATCGCCAGCACACCGGTGATGGTGAAATGGCTGGTGAAGGTGAACGGGTGGATGCCCAAGACGCCCAGCGGCAGCAGGCCCAGCATGTTGCCAAACAGGATGAACATGAACAGCGAGAAGACGTAGGGCACGTACTTTTTGCCCGCCTTGCCGATGTTCACTTCCAGCATGTTGTCGATGAAGCCGGTGAAGAATTCCACCATCATCTGCCAGCGACCGGGGACCAGCTGGCCCTTCATCCCGCCCCACACGAACGCGGCCAGCAGGATGGTGGTGACCAGCATCCATGCAGCGCTGTTGGTGAACGCGATGTTGTAGCCGGCAATTTCCCAGTTCGCCGAGCCGAGAATCGGCTCGATGGTGAACTGGTGCATCGGATCGACTTTGCCTTCTTCGGCCGCCACGTGAAATCCTTACGCGTTTCGGCGAACCCGCCTTGCCGTCAGCCCCTATTCGACAAGTCGTCGGAGCCTTCGGGCGGCGTGTTCGCCATCCGGAACACATTCCTGAAGGCAACGACTATCCCGAGGAACAGCCCCACCAACAGGCCCCACGGATTGGTGTCACTCAGATAGCCGACGGCATATCCGATCACCGTTCCGCCCAGGAGCCCGCCGAGAAGGTCCGCCAGCACCCGGTTTCCGCTGCGATAGTTCGCGTCGGAACCGCTGCCCCGCGGCCGGTTGCGCTCCTCTTCACGCTCGCGTGCGGCCTTTAACCGCTCTTCGAGCGCGTCGATACGCGCATCCTCGGCAATGGGTTCCCGTGCGGGCTTCTCGTCGCTCATGCCTTGCTCCTTTTGGGAAGGGTTGCGCGGCACGGGCAAGAGCTGCCCGCCAAGGGCGCCGCCCCCTTAGAAGGGGGGTAAAAGCAAGTCAACCGGACAGCGGGGGAATCCGCGGTCCGGTTGACGATATTTCTGCAACCTGTGTTGCGATGGAGCTAGGGGCAGCGCGGATCACGCGTCGGCGCAGCGCTGGTGCGGGTTTCCCAAGCGCCCGCAGGCGTCTGGTACTTTTCCCCCGGGACAGTCCGCTGGATCAGCTCGCAACCCTGCGCAAAGGCGTATTCCTGCAACGTCACGTTCTGGGCCTGCGCACGCTCGGTATAGTTGGCGCGGCGCTTGATATTGATGTCAGCAACCAGCGCTTCGATATCGCCCGACTGCGCTCCGACAACACCGAGATAGCCGTCGGGCTTCTCGCCAACCTGGCCTGCGGCGCGCGCTGCGGCATAGGCGGGCGAACGCTGGAAATAGGCCGAAGCGGGTACTGCCAGCGCTGCTGCCAGCACGGTTGCGATTGCGGTCTTGCCAAAGCTGCTTTTCAACATGGCTTCAAAATCCCTCAAAAACACACCGTCAGAAAATTCCGGCGTTCTCTTCGATATTGTCCTCGACGTCAGCGGCCAGGCGGTAGATGACTTCCTGCCGGATATTGATGTTGAGCTCGATCACGATGGGCTCCGAGGGCGCATTCACATTGATGCACCCGCCCAGCATGACCGGTGCCAGCACCGATCCGGACATCAGCCAGAACCCCCGTTTCATGCCCGCTGTTGTCGCACCGGACAGGAGACCCGTCAAATTCGCTTGCATCATGGCTAATCCTCGCTTTCGCGGTCCTGAATAGGTGGTGTGCCGTCGGTTAAGCCGGCGGCTGGTGGTGTCGGTTTGTCGAGCAGCCCCAGCCCTTGCGGGTCGGGCACGTAGTCGGGGTCGTACAGCGAGCGCATGTTGTTGAGCAGCTGGTAGAAAGGTGCCCGGATATTGACGTTGAAGCGGATCGGCAGCTTTGCCAATCGCCTGGTCACGAAATTGCGGCTGGCACCCTCGCCCTGGCTCACCCCTTCAAAACTGATGGCGGTCAGCACCTCGCCCGACAATGGCCCTTCGACGCCGACACGCATCTGCCTGAAATCGAGCGACTGGAGCGACCGGAAGGCAAAATTGGCAATCGCGCCCATGTCCTCATAAGTCAGCTCGCCGACATAGGAGAGATTGCCACCTGGTGGCCGAGCGATCAGCACGCTTTCCTCGATGAAGCCGTTGCCGAATTCGTCGAAATAGACCTGCACCGTGCCGTCGAAAGTACCGCGGGCCGCAAGGTTGCTCATCTCCAGCCGCTCGATGAACAGCGCGGCATCGAGCCCTTCGATCTCGAAGATGTAGCGGCGCTCCTCGGGTTTCGAGAAATCCAGCAGCGAACGGCGCATGGTCAGCGTCCCGCCCAGCCACGGCCAGGTCCCGCCTTTGAGGTCGAGCAGCGTGCCATTAGTCAGTTGCCAAACAATCTCCCCATCTTCGGCTTCGATCCCGGGATTGACCGATTGCACGAACAGCCGCTGGTTCGGAGCTGTAGTAAGGCTCAGCAAATCATCGAACACGATGGTCCCCGATGCGCCTTTCACGGGGCCAAATGGGGCGGCGAGATCAAACCTGTCGGTGCTGAAGCGGCCCGTACTTGTCACTGCATCGCCATTCCAGTCGATCCGGCCTTCGCCGCGAATGGTACCGTCGGCCAGCGCAACCAGCCCCTTGGCAAGCTCTGTCAGAGTGACAGGCTGCAACTGGCCGTCGAAGCGCAGCCCGGCGGTATCCAGATCGGCGGACCCAACTCCGCTGCCGAGGTCATGCCTAATCTCTACTGCAGTAACGACCCGCTGGCTGGACGGTTCGCGCAAGGCCGCATTGGCCATGATCCTGCTGTCCTGCAGGACGAGCCCGGCACCGCGCGCAACAAGCGGATAGAACCGGTCCTCATCCTCACGATCCTCGACCCGGAACGCGCCATTGCCGATCGTGAGCACGCTGTCCTGGTAGCTCCAGTTGCCACTGGCATCGAAGATGTCGAGCGGTACCGGGTCCAGAGCGATGTCCGCCATCGCAAACGTGCCGGACAACACCTGGCCCAGCTCACCGCCGAATTCCGCGACCTTAAAGCGGGCGGCACTACCGTCATTCCCGATCACCATCGACACGTCGTTCGCAACCAACGTGCCTGGCCATGCAAGCCCGACCGGGCCTGTCGAAAGCGTCAGCGGCGAACCGGCAAGGTTACCCTTGATATCGAGCGCCGCAGTACCCGCAGCCACTCGCAAGCCATCGGCATCGTAGCGCACGATCGGCTGGCCCGACTGCGGGCACAGCGTCATCTGCTTGGCATCGAGCGTCAGGTCGTAATAGCTGAGGCGCTCGAACGCGATCGGGGTGCAGCCCTGCCACATGCTGAAATTGCCATTCGCTGCCAGCTGACCGGCAATCGGCACATTGAGCCCGCGCACTTCGCCACCGGGAAGCGGGCCATCAGCCTGCATGGCCCCTGCCAGCTGCATGGCGCCAGAGCGTGCCTGGCGGATCTCAAGGTCGGAAAAGGCCAGCCTGCTGCCCTGCGCCTCGTAGGGAGCCATGCGGATGCGGAAGACCGAATTCCCGCCGCCATCTCGCTCCATCCGCCCCTGCACCTGCGGCAAGCCAGCGCCACCCATGGCGATATTGCCGGAGAGCAGCGGTACACCACGGGCACCAAAACGAGCTTCTACGCGCGACAGGGCTGCCAGGGTGTCCCCGCCCCTGCCCGCAAGGCTGATCCGCGGTGCGACGAACGTCACTGTCCCATCGCTTGTCCGCACGGTGAGGTCGGCAGCAAGCGACGCTCCGCGCACTTCGCGCTCGATCGCTCCGGCCAGCTGGCCAAGCAGGGGTGCCGCAAGGGTCCCCACTGCCGAACCCTGCGCCTCGCGCAATGCGGCCGACAGCGCCGGATCGAGCAGCAGGTCCTCTCCCTCCAGTTCGATATCCGATTGCAGCGCAGCGAGGCCTACATCAGTGCGAGCAGACCCGGTCACCCGTACTACCGCGAAGCCCATCTGCGCCGCCATCGCCTGGCCCAGGGCAGCGTCAAAGCCGGAGACCAGCCGTTCGCCGCGCAGGCTGGCATCGGCCTTGAGCTCAGTCACCTGCACCGCCCCGCCATTGAATGCGAGGCGCCCCAGCGTGCCGTTGACCGAACCCTCCCCGCCATCGAGGGTTGCATCACCCGTCAGCCTGAGCGCCAGCTCCGCCCCATCGAGCGCGATACCACTCGCCGCGCAGCGCGAAGGATCCATGCGGAGCGGACCAGCGAACGCGGGCTTGCCAGCGGAAACAGTGACATCGCCATAGAGCGTCAGCCGCTGCAGATCGCAGCCGCCATAGGCAAGGTTGGGCGCAATCGCCGCCAGCTTGCCGGCAAATCCATCATCCAGTTCGCCCTCACCTTCGGCCTTGATACCGACGCCGCCCCACGGCGTTTCGATTCGGGCGCGGCCATCGGTGAGCTTGAGATCAAGATCGGGCAGGCCGGGCGGCCGATCGCTTCCGGCATAGATCACCTTGTCGAGCGTGCCGAAACTCAGCGTGCCGTCTTCCTTGACCCGCCCTAAGAGTCGCGGCCGCACCAGTTCGACCCGTCCAATGGCAGGAAAGCCGAAGCGATAACGCAGGTTGACGGTGACCTGCTCGATGGTGAGGTCAGGATTGTCAGGGTCGCCCAGAATCACATTGCGCACGACCTGCCTGGCCGGTCCGATCGATCCGATCTCATAGGTGGCAGGCAAGTCATATTGAGCGAGCTGGTCACCGATGACGTTGTCGGCAATCCTTTCGCGCGTGAGCCAGACTATGAGCAGGCCGACAACGAGCATGGCGAGCAACCCGAGCCCGCCGATCCGCACCACGCGCCAGATCGCCCGATCGGTCCGGGCCGCTGCAACCGCCGTATCTTCGCCCGTTTCCATTACCCTCCACTTGCGCGTTTCGCCCAGCAAAGGCAATGGTTTGCACTTGCTTGGATTTGTCATGGGGGTTGCTTGCCGCAGACAGACGGAAAATCCGGGGCTGCAAAGCCTGCGCACGACGCGGTCGGCCATCGCGCCCGCCTGCGCGAGCGGCTGCTCGGTGGCGGGTCGGAGGCGCTGGCTGATTATGAAGTGCTGGAATACTTGCTGTTCGCTGCCTTTCGCCAGG encodes:
- a CDS encoding TIGR02300 family protein encodes the protein MAKPEWGTKRSCPKCGTRFYDLGKEDPVACIECGEEWTPEPVLKTKQPIPFEEDEKKKDKEADSDLGDDDLDIDVDEDDDSPDNEVDLGGDDDLGVTTSNDDDGDDDN
- the aroA gene encoding 3-phosphoshikimate 1-carboxyvinyltransferase, coding for MPLSKTAPVIDQPAPHRFSASGPLKGRIRVPGDKSISHRSIMLGALAVGETRVTGLLEGEDVMATAAAMRSMGARVEKIGEEWRIHGVGVGGLLQPQAALDMGNSGTSTRLLMGLVASHGVTATFTGDASLSKRPMGRVIEPLSQMGAQFHGSADGTLPLTMQGLCPAVPIEYRLPVASAQVKSAVMLAGLNTPGITTVIEPVPTRDHSERMLRGFGADVEVEEIDGERIIRVHGDADLRPQTIDVPGDPSSAAFFVVAALLVEGSDLVIENVGLNPTRAGLFDVLRQMGGSIEEQDRREVGGEPVADLRVKHSTLTGIDVDPAIAPSMIDEFPVLFVAASLAEGITTTSGLEELRVKESDRLSAMAAALTGAGAQIEEREDGLVITGTGGEPLRGSSNSRTKTLLDHRIAMSMAVCGLASRDGVEVDDTRPIATSFPNFVARLEGAAS
- a CDS encoding (d)CMP kinase, whose protein sequence is MIIAVDGPTASGKGTIAQALAEHFGLPHLDTGLLYRAVGRQVAINDGDADDPAQALAACDFPDELLDDPALRSEETGGLASRVSVHPAVRQALFERQRAFATQPEGAVLDGRDIGTVIAPEAEVKLYVTASVQERARRRWLEMTGREVEISLDAIEQDIAKRDARDIGRADAPLRAAPDALVFDTSHFDRDQAIAEAIAAVEAALA
- a CDS encoding CBU_0592 family membrane protein, translating into MPLDIFSLIGFVGTACIIGAYAYLTLDDAPNPYVLHGTNLAGAALLTISLIVHTNWPSLVLEGFWAVIAITGLVKAARTRKTAS
- the gloB gene encoding hydroxyacylglutathione hydrolase encodes the protein MLTIHQFPCLSDNYGYLLHDTDSHETVAIDTPDAQEYLKQAELKGWRITQIWNTHWHPDHAGGNKAIVEATGATIVAPQEVERISSIDRVVAHGDTVSIGAHTAHVIDVSGHTNGHVAFHLPDAGIAFVGDSVFALGCGRMFEGEPQQFWDSLSRIRALPGETMLYCAHEYTASNAKFASHADPDNAALAAYVEEIAAKRAKDEPTVPTQLARELDTNPFLRADDPVLAAKWGGSTPAETFAALRAGKDNF
- the rpsA gene encoding 30S ribosomal protein S1 gives rise to the protein MATSANPTRDDFEALLNEQLGGAGEEGFEGRVVKGTVTAIENGFAIVDVGLKSEGRIDLKEFMRVDDEHGLSVGSEVEVFVDRVENADGEAMLSRDRARREAAWDKLESEFGEGKRVEGRIFGRVKGGFTVDLDGAVAFLPGSQVDIRPVRDVTPLMDQPQPFQILKMDRRRGNIVVSRRAVLEETRAEQRSELISDLAEGQVIDGVVKNITDYGAFVDLGGIDGLLHVTDMSYKRVNHPSEVIEIGQTVTVQIVRINEDTQRISLGMKQLESDPWDGVSAKYPVGMKLTGTVTNITEYGAFVELEPGIEGLVHVSEMSWTKKNVHPGKIVSTSQEVEVMVLEVDSDKRRISLGLKQAQRNPWEEFAEKHPMGTEVEGEVKNATEFGLFIGLDGDVDGMVHMSDIAWGISGEDALALHRKGEMVKAVVLDVDTDKERISLGMKQLEKGAPSADGADASSLRKNQTVTVTVLEVRDGGLEVQVGEDGATGFIKRSDLGRDRDEQRTDRFQPGAKVDAMVIGFDRSKKPNFSIKARQIAEEKEAVAQFGSSDSGASLGDILGEALKKKED